One genomic region from Bacillus horti encodes:
- a CDS encoding GNAT family N-acetyltransferase — protein sequence MIKVVHAKEVNMDVRKKISEVYIDGFGEHLNFFSKDRKKLERALEHMFNLDVFYVALIDGEIAGITACTDGTVHSINHNKKELRKHLGWYKGTIANMVFKNQFQEFSGDVRNGAASVEFVATAREHRGKGVATAILNHLLTLPQYKEYILEGVADTNLAAIKLYEKLGYKEFKRTKQKHTRISGINYYLSMIYIKSAG from the coding sequence ATGATTAAAGTGGTGCACGCGAAAGAGGTAAATATGGACGTAAGAAAGAAAATAAGTGAAGTTTATATTGATGGCTTTGGAGAGCACCTGAACTTCTTTTCTAAAGATCGCAAGAAACTAGAAAGAGCACTGGAGCACATGTTTAATTTAGACGTTTTTTATGTTGCTTTAATAGATGGAGAAATCGCGGGTATCACTGCATGTACAGATGGCACCGTTCATTCCATTAACCACAACAAAAAAGAATTAAGAAAACATCTTGGTTGGTACAAAGGTACTATCGCCAACATGGTGTTTAAAAATCAGTTTCAAGAATTTTCAGGTGATGTACGTAATGGAGCAGCATCTGTTGAATTTGTTGCTACAGCCAGGGAGCACAGAGGTAAAGGGGTCGCAACAGCAATTCTAAATCACTTATTGACGCTACCGCAGTATAAAGAGTATATATTAGAAGGAGTTGCTGATACGAATCTTGCTGCCATTAAACTATATGAAAAGCTAGGTTACAAAGAGTTCAAACGAACTAAGCAAAAGCATACTAGAATAAGTGGCATTAACTATTACTTATCTATGATATATATAAAATCAGCTGGGTAA
- a CDS encoding SDR family oxidoreductase, producing MEKLQRKIALITGVSSERDMGTAICRKLASQGIDIFFTHWNSSKEWPDRFVAELSELGVQSASLEIDLSTAQAAREVLDTVSKQIGFPSILINNAAHSTRDGYLKLDAKTLEDHYAVNMRTTFLLSVEFARRFTKSKVHSGRIINMTSGQDLGPMPNELAYVATKGAISAFTRTLAAEVGSIGITVNAVDPGPTDSTWMTDEIRKWLLPRFPMGRIGLPEDAASLIGFLASEDGKWITGQVIHSNGGFNLG from the coding sequence ATGGAAAAATTACAGCGTAAAATTGCCCTTATTACGGGTGTTAGTAGTGAAAGAGACATGGGTACAGCTATTTGCCGTAAACTTGCCTCTCAAGGTATAGATATTTTTTTTACACATTGGAATTCTAGTAAAGAATGGCCAGACAGATTTGTGGCAGAACTCTCAGAGCTTGGAGTCCAAAGCGCTTCTCTAGAGATTGATTTATCAACTGCTCAGGCTGCGAGGGAGGTACTAGATACTGTATCTAAACAAATAGGTTTCCCATCCATTCTTATTAATAATGCAGCACATTCTACAAGAGATGGATATTTAAAGCTCGACGCCAAAACTCTGGAAGATCACTATGCTGTGAACATGCGTACAACCTTTCTTCTCAGTGTAGAATTTGCTCGCCGTTTTACAAAGAGCAAGGTACATTCTGGGCGAATTATTAACATGACATCTGGTCAGGATTTGGGTCCAATGCCAAATGAATTAGCTTATGTGGCAACAAAAGGGGCTATTTCGGCTTTCACGAGAACCCTTGCTGCTGAGGTTGGGTCAATAGGCATTACAGTAAATGCAGTAGATCCTGGACCAACGGATTCAACGTGGATGACAGATGAGATACGAAAATGGCTTTTGCCAAGATTTCCTATGGGACGAATAGGATTACCAGAAGATGCTGCTTCTTTAATTGGCTTTCTTGCTAGTGAAGATGGAAAATGGATAACGGGTCAAGTCATCCATTCAAATGGTGGATTTAATTTAGGCTGA
- a CDS encoding alpha/beta fold hydrolase, producing MSKTTTKMTTKTLEVQGFKTHCYMAGESGPEILLIHGAGVDSAMLSWSEVIEPLAENYQVYAPDFPGYGQSEYKQGIEYSNTFYTKFTHDLIKELNLNNPIIIGISMGGGIAIEYAITYPDQLQVLGLVNSNGILDKWQWHYFTYHFYVNTPLNALSYKMMAKSRKMTEQIVLSGLFYNPENVTEKLLDDCQKAAQSPHAGKAFGSLQKSEYLGRQGLKSDFSSRMPQIKAPTFIVHGTEDRTVPVAHAHKAHQLIPNSELFLIEEARHWPQKEKPEDFIRITREFLAQQDL from the coding sequence ATGAGCAAAACAACGACCAAAATGACAACGAAAACGCTAGAAGTTCAAGGATTTAAAACACATTGTTACATGGCTGGTGAATCTGGTCCAGAAATCCTTTTAATCCACGGTGCAGGTGTTGATTCCGCTATGCTTTCCTGGAGCGAGGTCATTGAGCCTTTAGCGGAGAATTATCAGGTTTATGCACCTGATTTTCCGGGCTACGGTCAATCAGAGTATAAACAAGGAATTGAATATTCAAATACGTTTTACACCAAATTTACGCATGATCTTATAAAGGAATTAAACTTAAATAATCCAATTATCATTGGAATTTCAATGGGTGGAGGCATTGCGATTGAGTATGCTATAACGTATCCAGATCAATTGCAGGTGCTTGGGCTAGTAAACTCTAATGGCATTTTGGATAAATGGCAATGGCATTATTTCACCTATCACTTCTATGTAAACACGCCTTTAAATGCACTTTCCTACAAGATGATGGCGAAAAGCAGAAAAATGACTGAGCAAATTGTGCTATCTGGTCTTTTCTATAACCCTGAGAATGTAACAGAAAAGCTACTTGATGATTGTCAAAAGGCTGCTCAAAGTCCTCATGCCGGAAAAGCTTTTGGTTCTTTACAGAAAAGTGAGTATCTTGGTCGACAAGGCTTGAAAAGTGATTTTTCTAGTCGAATGCCACAGATCAAGGCTCCGACTTTTATCGTACACGGTACAGAGGATCGGACAGTTCCGGTAGCACACGCCCATAAGGCACATCAGCTTATTCCAAACTCAGAATTGTTCCTAATTGAAGAGGCTAGGCATTGGCCACAGAAGGAAAAGCCAGAAGATTTCATTCGTATAACGAGAGAATTTTTAGCACAGCAAGACTTATAA
- a CDS encoding CGNR zinc finger domain-containing protein, whose amino-acid sequence MRYYNEKWNLFLFDVLNSYDPFYADPERLGSTEKLSELLVKYQLFQEESLTTEQLGAVQLFRDSLRFLILKESDETLVKFLSEYESRAPITTRLQAAGEGKFTLIYEQLNKGGLKPLEDRILAICSHALGRMIVDFGRSRLKSCTSTPCEEIFVDQSKNGMQRFCSKRCSTRYHVKKHREQA is encoded by the coding sequence ATGAGATATTACAATGAAAAGTGGAATCTATTTTTATTTGACGTCTTAAATAGCTATGATCCTTTTTATGCAGATCCTGAAAGATTGGGGAGTACAGAGAAGCTGAGCGAATTATTGGTGAAATATCAATTATTTCAAGAAGAATCTCTTACTACAGAGCAGCTAGGAGCAGTGCAACTGTTTCGTGATAGCCTGCGTTTCCTTATTTTAAAAGAAAGTGATGAGACTTTGGTCAAGTTTCTATCTGAGTATGAGTCTAGAGCTCCAATCACAACTCGATTACAGGCAGCGGGGGAAGGGAAGTTTACCCTTATTTATGAGCAACTAAATAAGGGTGGTTTAAAACCCTTAGAGGATCGTATATTGGCGATTTGTTCACATGCATTAGGAAGAATGATAGTGGACTTTGGACGATCGCGTTTAAAATCATGTACTTCTACGCCTTGCGAGGAGATTTTTGTGGATCAATCAAAAAATGGTATGCAACGCTTTTGCAGCAAGCGTTGTTCAACGCGTTATCATGTGAAAAAGCATAGAGAACAGGCTTAA
- a CDS encoding MDR family MFS transporter, translated as MEAKVWTVNLKVRLFGEAFFNLVYWMIFPFLVVYFSTAFGNHIAGLLMMIPPIVGMIGGLISGHYTDLIGRRPLMLLGVCIQASMFAVFAATSSSWIEFAAYVLVGLGGAIYRTPSMAMVADLVPKEERRQVIATFTTANNIGAVLGPALGAFFFFQYRDQLLWTATFILLLYAITIFLMIRETKPQVEKAADTPKQQTPMNYRFIFQDKLFFFFILAGVFSIMTIMQLDLYLAIYIVNYVPEQTLFSWNEWSLTLTSEQIFGWVLGLNGLLFVLLILPVTKWLKGWSERNVFILSALLAGIGMFAVGLHSSLWYLFIVTVIFTLGELIRAPVTESFVANYAPEHARGQYLGASNLQFTVGRFLAPITVFLSAWVQPIVVFSLLLGFSIISSLLYLYVFRLYLSRQPYV; from the coding sequence ATGGAAGCTAAGGTGTGGACAGTGAATTTAAAGGTTCGTCTGTTTGGGGAGGCATTTTTTAATCTGGTTTATTGGATGATCTTCCCCTTTCTTGTGGTTTATTTCAGTACAGCATTTGGCAATCATATTGCCGGATTATTGATGATGATTCCTCCAATAGTGGGGATGATAGGTGGCTTAATTAGCGGTCACTATACAGACTTGATTGGAAGAAGACCATTGATGTTACTTGGTGTATGTATACAAGCAAGTATGTTTGCTGTATTTGCAGCAACTAGTTCTTCATGGATTGAGTTTGCGGCGTATGTACTTGTTGGTTTAGGCGGAGCGATTTATCGGACACCAAGTATGGCGATGGTCGCTGATCTTGTCCCTAAAGAGGAACGACGACAGGTGATTGCCACATTTACAACGGCAAACAATATCGGCGCTGTGCTTGGACCAGCATTAGGTGCTTTTTTCTTTTTTCAATATCGTGATCAATTATTGTGGACGGCAACTTTTATTCTACTTCTTTATGCTATTACAATTTTTCTCATGATTCGTGAAACAAAGCCACAGGTGGAGAAGGCAGCAGATACCCCAAAGCAACAAACACCAATGAATTATCGCTTTATTTTTCAAGATAAGCTTTTTTTCTTTTTCATTTTGGCAGGTGTCTTTTCCATTATGACAATCATGCAGCTTGATCTTTATTTAGCTATTTATATCGTGAACTACGTTCCGGAACAGACACTATTTAGCTGGAATGAATGGTCTTTAACGTTAACCAGTGAACAGATTTTTGGCTGGGTGTTAGGCCTAAATGGTTTGCTTTTCGTTCTGCTCATTCTTCCCGTTACAAAATGGTTGAAAGGATGGAGTGAAAGAAATGTCTTTATTCTTTCTGCATTATTAGCAGGTATTGGGATGTTTGCTGTAGGACTGCATTCATCCCTATGGTATTTGTTTATAGTGACTGTTATCTTTACACTAGGAGAGCTTATTCGCGCTCCAGTTACAGAAAGCTTTGTTGCCAACTACGCCCCTGAGCATGCACGTGGACAATATCTAGGTGCATCCAATTTACAATTCACTGTTGGGCGATTTTTAGCTCCAATTACTGTTTTTCTTTCCGCATGGGTGCAGCCTATTGTCGTTTTTAGTCTTTTACTTGGTTTTAGTATCATTAGCAGTTTGCTTTATTTGTATGTGTTTAGGCTTTATCTCTCAAGGCAGCCTTATGTTTAA
- a CDS encoding TetR/AcrR family transcriptional regulator — protein sequence MARPKEFTDDRIFKGILAALGDLGYSKVTLSAVAKHVGISPAALIQRFSTKKELFLAFFDYLNDLSEQSLNDVKKHSSSSIAALREIALMWVVKNGDPIHCANIGSFYTDCISDPELREKAKKRLEIVDEGIQFFLNKGVDNGELLSCDVPKMSRILQSSITGALLLWATNSERQAEEWIQDCFDMVLGPVIVQGGK from the coding sequence ATGGCAAGACCTAAGGAATTTACAGATGATCGTATTTTTAAGGGCATTTTGGCTGCTTTAGGAGATCTTGGTTATTCCAAGGTTACGTTAAGTGCAGTAGCCAAGCATGTAGGTATTTCTCCAGCGGCTCTTATTCAGCGGTTTAGTACTAAGAAAGAGCTATTCCTAGCTTTTTTCGATTATTTAAATGATCTGTCAGAGCAGAGTCTCAATGATGTTAAGAAGCATTCTTCTTCTTCGATAGCTGCGCTTAGAGAAATTGCTTTAATGTGGGTGGTCAAAAATGGAGACCCCATTCATTGCGCAAATATCGGTTCCTTTTACACGGATTGTATCAGTGACCCTGAGCTTAGGGAAAAAGCGAAGAAGCGTTTAGAGATAGTGGATGAGGGGATTCAGTTCTTTCTTAATAAAGGAGTAGATAATGGAGAGCTTTTATCCTGCGATGTTCCTAAAATGAGCAGAATTTTGCAGTCCTCTATTACCGGAGCGTTATTACTGTGGGCCACAAATAGTGAGAGACAGGCAGAGGAATGGATACAGGATTGTTTTGATATGGTGCTTGGTCCAGTCATAGTACAAGGAGGGAAATGA
- a CDS encoding iron-hydroxamate ABC transporter substrate-binding protein, which yields MKNKTYLAMLALLLLTLVLSACGSNSANEPASEEQETASQESNEEENITEPVEEEASGTVIYESELGPVEIPANPTRIVALTNAPNVLSLGGNLVGVDEWTEANPLFTEKLEGVTVVSEGNLESIASQTPDLIIAGSHMSNIEEYAKIAPTVVYTWGKLDYLDQQIEIGKLLNKEEEALNWVDDFKERTATIGNEIKAKYGDDVTVSVFEVADSGLYVYGDNWARGTEILYQAMKLEMPEKVKEDALGPGMYNLSLEVMPEYSGDFIVASRSLAGTADVMNTEIWNGLPAVQNNRVIEIEAKASSYSDPITLEYLLEIFTEGFLGQAE from the coding sequence ATGAAGAATAAAACATACTTAGCGATGCTTGCCTTACTTTTATTGACCTTGGTTCTAAGTGCTTGTGGAAGTAATTCTGCTAACGAACCTGCTTCAGAGGAACAAGAAACAGCTTCACAAGAGTCAAATGAAGAGGAGAATATAACAGAGCCAGTTGAGGAGGAGGCTTCTGGAACAGTCATCTACGAATCTGAATTAGGACCAGTAGAGATTCCAGCAAACCCAACTAGAATTGTTGCTTTGACAAATGCTCCTAATGTACTCTCGCTAGGAGGGAACTTAGTTGGTGTAGATGAATGGACAGAGGCAAATCCTCTATTCACTGAGAAATTGGAGGGTGTGACAGTCGTATCAGAGGGAAATCTAGAAAGTATTGCCTCTCAGACTCCTGATCTTATTATAGCCGGCTCACATATGAGTAATATCGAGGAATATGCTAAAATAGCTCCTACGGTTGTCTATACATGGGGTAAGCTAGATTATTTAGACCAACAGATTGAAATTGGAAAGCTGTTAAACAAAGAGGAAGAGGCACTGAATTGGGTAGATGACTTTAAAGAGAGAACAGCTACTATCGGTAATGAAATCAAAGCTAAATATGGTGATGATGTGACTGTATCGGTATTTGAAGTTGCAGATAGCGGTCTTTATGTTTATGGAGATAACTGGGCTCGTGGAACAGAAATACTGTATCAAGCTATGAAATTAGAGATGCCTGAGAAAGTAAAAGAAGATGCTTTAGGTCCGGGAATGTATAACTTATCACTTGAAGTGATGCCCGAGTATTCAGGGGACTTTATCGTAGCCAGCAGGAGTCTTGCTGGAACGGCTGATGTTATGAATACAGAAATCTGGAATGGCCTTCCTGCCGTTCAGAACAATAGAGTCATTGAAATTGAAGCAAAAGCTTCATCCTACAGTGATCCGATTACTCTTGAGTACCTTTTAGAGATTTTTACAGAAGGATTTCTTGGACAAGCTGAGTAA
- a CDS encoding VOC family protein, giving the protein MATLKTFLFSEDARAQAEFYIDALGGEMNSVITYGEAPGAEGNTAGKDKVMHMCITVSGVTIFMADSLDPLTRGNDFSLNLEFKDADEGKAAFENLATGGRIVKPLDSVFWGGLYGELEDKFGVSWMISS; this is encoded by the coding sequence ATGGCAACACTTAAAACATTTCTTTTCTCAGAAGATGCAAGAGCACAGGCTGAATTTTATATAGACGCGCTTGGAGGAGAAATGAATTCTGTTATCACGTATGGAGAGGCTCCAGGAGCTGAGGGGAATACGGCAGGTAAAGATAAAGTAATGCATATGTGTATCACCGTAAGTGGAGTAACGATTTTTATGGCAGACTCACTTGATCCTCTTACACGTGGAAATGACTTTAGTTTGAATCTAGAGTTCAAAGATGCAGATGAGGGTAAGGCAGCTTTTGAAAATCTCGCTACAGGTGGAAGGATAGTCAAACCTCTTGATTCTGTTTTTTGGGGCGGTCTGTACGGTGAGCTTGAAGATAAGTTTGGAGTCTCCTGGATGATTAGCTCTTAG
- a CDS encoding arginase family protein, giving the protein MKRDIQIIHAPTNIGLSRHPDGRERGCGKLPEALEKVGLHTTLGAQVFKRFEPPIYPKERTFNDGALNALQVAGFSRELADVVESVLDQGSFPLVLGGDCSVLVGSALALKRNGHFGLLYLDAHHDYYHKGNRDEAVVGGMNLAIVTGKGTEILTNLGNQKPYFKPEHVFSFGIRQADEDQDIFEEVRESGITLQGTDHTIKNGAESTAALLKGFIQKTAAVDGFWIHLDADILDASIMSCVDCPEPEGLQWEELKVILKEVFSTNRIIGMNVTILDPELDPKFEVVKAFSNMLTDVLS; this is encoded by the coding sequence ATGAAAAGAGATATTCAAATCATTCATGCACCAACTAATATTGGTTTAAGCCGCCATCCAGACGGAAGAGAACGCGGCTGCGGGAAGCTTCCAGAAGCTTTAGAAAAGGTAGGCTTACATACCACACTAGGAGCTCAAGTGTTCAAAAGATTCGAACCTCCTATTTATCCAAAGGAAAGGACCTTTAATGATGGGGCTCTAAACGCTCTTCAGGTCGCTGGTTTTTCAAGAGAGTTGGCAGATGTTGTAGAGAGTGTATTGGACCAAGGAAGCTTTCCACTGGTTTTAGGCGGGGACTGTAGTGTTTTAGTTGGGAGTGCTCTGGCTTTAAAGCGAAATGGTCATTTTGGACTCCTCTATCTAGATGCACATCATGATTATTATCATAAAGGGAACAGAGATGAGGCCGTTGTTGGAGGAATGAATTTGGCCATAGTTACGGGAAAAGGCACTGAAATTTTAACAAACCTAGGGAATCAAAAGCCATATTTTAAGCCTGAGCATGTGTTTAGCTTTGGTATTCGTCAAGCAGATGAAGATCAAGACATATTTGAAGAAGTCAGAGAAAGTGGAATCACTTTACAGGGTACGGATCACACCATAAAAAATGGGGCGGAAAGCACCGCAGCTTTGTTAAAAGGCTTTATTCAAAAAACTGCAGCAGTAGACGGGTTTTGGATCCATCTAGATGCTGATATTCTAGATGCTTCTATTATGTCATGCGTAGATTGCCCTGAGCCGGAAGGTTTGCAATGGGAGGAGCTCAAAGTAATCCTAAAAGAAGTATTCTCTACTAATAGAATTATAGGTATGAATGTCACCATACTAGACCCCGAGCTCGATCCCAAATTTGAAGTGGTTAAGGCTTTTTCAAACATGCTTACTGATGTACTAAGCTAA
- a CDS encoding (2Fe-2S) ferredoxin domain-containing protein encodes MESNQVKPKVLTEEERQKKRALSRKLMGSLQRHVLVCNGHCCSNRGAGEEVLQAFKQVVDEYDDQKTVRVTATSCLARCGDACSVVVYPEGTWYQHMKPEEVEGFVKDYLLTGSVDESHMIYSYQEGRFIEKMK; translated from the coding sequence ATGGAGTCAAATCAAGTTAAACCAAAGGTATTAACGGAAGAGGAGCGTCAGAAAAAGCGAGCTCTATCTAGGAAGCTAATGGGGAGTTTACAGCGTCATGTCCTCGTATGTAACGGACACTGCTGCTCAAATAGAGGTGCAGGTGAAGAGGTATTACAGGCGTTTAAACAGGTAGTTGACGAGTATGATGATCAGAAAACAGTCCGGGTTACGGCAACCTCTTGTCTTGCTCGTTGCGGAGATGCTTGTTCAGTTGTTGTGTATCCTGAGGGTACCTGGTATCAGCATATGAAGCCAGAGGAAGTTGAAGGCTTCGTTAAGGATTATTTGTTAACAGGATCGGTTGATGAAAGCCATATGATATATTCCTATCAGGAGGGTAGATTTATTGAAAAAATGAAATAA
- a CDS encoding polymer-forming cytoskeletal protein codes for MSWEKIDYETAKREFSIIDHENELYPNTAPYLVWGKQPSPTYEDPCERMRVFVHRGDLKVDKLEFDTNHFIDPVADMLIIDGNLVIEGDLDVEQLDVGTPGYLCVRGNLTARDLFLTSQFEVIVWGDIHIQDIVLAGEFAGGQLRCKGDLKASIFVIEEYIIYCGGRLEGTLYAAVNPHQDPNFAYEITVKGGDEQEVIKVCFDEEEDAFWLLHLPDGVSPEEFDSSEELRPYAILSSSVQDEYGGGGYSVSAVKPLVKQYGLATFTGNEKQ; via the coding sequence ATGTCATGGGAGAAAATAGATTACGAAACAGCCAAACGTGAATTCTCCATTATCGATCATGAAAACGAGTTATATCCGAATACAGCGCCTTACTTAGTATGGGGAAAACAGCCTTCTCCAACGTATGAAGATCCATGCGAGAGGATGAGAGTATTTGTACATCGTGGAGATTTAAAGGTAGACAAACTTGAATTTGATACGAATCATTTTATCGATCCTGTTGCAGATATGTTGATTATAGATGGGAACTTAGTTATTGAGGGAGATTTAGATGTTGAGCAGTTGGATGTTGGAACTCCAGGATATCTTTGTGTGCGTGGGAATTTAACGGCTCGAGACCTCTTTTTGACCTCACAATTTGAGGTGATTGTATGGGGAGACATACATATCCAAGACATTGTTCTCGCAGGAGAGTTTGCTGGGGGTCAACTGAGGTGCAAAGGAGATTTAAAGGCTAGTATTTTTGTCATAGAGGAATATATCATTTATTGCGGTGGAAGACTTGAAGGTACTTTGTATGCTGCTGTAAATCCACATCAAGATCCGAACTTCGCCTATGAGATTACAGTCAAGGGTGGGGATGAACAGGAAGTGATAAAAGTGTGCTTCGATGAGGAAGAGGACGCTTTCTGGCTCCTACATCTTCCAGATGGGGTTTCCCCTGAAGAATTTGACTCAAGTGAAGAGCTTCGTCCTTATGCCATTCTTAGTTCTAGCGTGCAGGATGAGTATGGTGGGGGAGGCTATAGTGTGAGTGCCGTAAAACCTCTTGTGAAGCAATATGGCTTAGCTACCTTTACAGGAAATGAAAAACAATAG